The genomic interval ACTTCGTGGCATTTGGGCGGCAAGAGATGAAGGCCTTCTTCATATCTGTTTTGAAGATCAGAAATGAGGGTTTGCTGATCGGTCGTGTTGTCGGAATTGGAAGAAGTGTGTTGGATTTCCCACTGATTATAATGATGGTTGCGGGTAAACTCTTTGCGGTAAAACGAAATGATTGATTTTTTTACAGCTGAAAAAAGATAGGGCCTGCAAACCTCGATATTGCTTTTGTGGCGCTGCTGCCATATACTTACAAATAATTCCTGGACAATTTCCTGAGCTGCGAACTGGTCGTTTACCTTGCTGAACGTGTAATTGAAGAGAAGTTTGAAGTAACGTTTATATAATTCGCCAAATGCATGTGTATCATCCTGATTGGAGATCAGAGCCAGGATATCTTCATCAGAACGGGTTAAGTATAATTGGCTCATAGGTGATAAAGCCTTGTTTCATAATAGAGTGAACAGAACTTTTACAAAAGTGAAATTTATTTTCTTATCAGGCAGTCATTTATGGATTAAGTAATCCTGTTATCTTTTCATTTTTGTTAACAATGCATTAATATGGTTAACATTTTTTTGCCTGAATAATTATTTCCTTCATGCGAACCACCTGCAAGTTGTCCCATTGGGACGTTTCGAGGATAGCAATAAAATGAAGTATGAACAAAAAACTCGTTCCGTAGGAACGTTTGGTGTAAATTCAGGTAATTAAAATTTAACTATCCAAACTATATTCGGTATAAAAAAATGATTCCATATTAAATTTCTCATTCATCGGTTTTAACCCATGAAAGCTACGGTTTCAGTTAATATAAACCAATTTTAAGCATATCAATTAATGACAAAAGAGAATTTATATTTTCTGGCTATTATTCCTCCTGCATTAATTTGTGAAGAGATAATTTCAATTCAGCAGTACATTGCCACGAGATTTCAAAGCGGTGCTGCACTGAAAGTAATCCCGCATATTACGTTGAAAGCTCCTTTCAGATTTCTATCAGATCAACATGAAAATGTAATTCAATGGTTTGATCAAATGTCAATAAATGTGGTTCCGTTCAGTCTTGAACTCAAAGGCTTTGCTGCCTTTGAAAATCCGAAACAACCTGTGATTTACGTAAAACCAAATTTTAACCCGCCATTATTTGATTTACAAAAACAAATCAGCCACAATTTTAATACAGCTTTCCCTGACCTTGCGCTTAAAAATACTGAGTTGCCTTTTAAGCCGCATCTCACTATAGCGTACCGCGATTTAAAACCACAGTTTTTTGAAGAAGCCCGGAAGGAATTTCAGACCAAAAATTATGAAGCAACATTTTTGATAACAGATTTTAGACTAATGCAGCATGATGGTAAACATTGGGATAGTATTCGTTCTTACCAAATGCAATTATGATAATTAACGTATTTTTGAATTGGTAAATAAGTCCCGGCTAAATTCAGGATA from Dyadobacter sp. NIV53 carries:
- a CDS encoding RNA polymerase sigma-70 factor translates to MSQLYLTRSDEDILALISNQDDTHAFGELYKRYFKLLFNYTFSKVNDQFAAQEIVQELFVSIWQQRHKSNIEVCRPYLFSAVKKSIISFYRKEFTRNHHYNQWEIQHTSSNSDNTTDQQTLISDLQNRYEEGLHLLPPKCHEVFVLSRKGLANKEIAAQLNISEKTVEQHITKALRVLREYLKEHLAYSIIFLYLF
- a CDS encoding 2'-5' RNA ligase family protein; the encoded protein is MTKENLYFLAIIPPALICEEIISIQQYIATRFQSGAALKVIPHITLKAPFRFLSDQHENVIQWFDQMSINVVPFSLELKGFAAFENPKQPVIYVKPNFNPPLFDLQKQISHNFNTAFPDLALKNTELPFKPHLTIAYRDLKPQFFEEARKEFQTKNYEATFLITDFRLMQHDGKHWDSIRSYQMQL